A genomic segment from Glycine soja cultivar W05 chromosome 18, ASM419377v2, whole genome shotgun sequence encodes:
- the LOC114395982 gene encoding glutamate decarboxylase 4-like, whose translation MVLSKTASESDVSVHSTFASRYVRTSLPRFKMAEESIPKEAAYQIINDELMLDGNPRLNLASFVTTWMEPECDKLIMAAINKNYVDMDEYPVTTELQNRCVNMIAHLFNAPLEETEAAVGVGTVGSSEAIMLAGLAFKRKWQNRRKQEGKPYDKPNIVTGANVQVCWEKFARYFEVELKEVKLRDDYYVMDPEKAVELVDENTICVAAILGSTLNGEFEDVKRLNDLLIEKNKITGWDTPIHVDAASGGFIAPFIYPELEWDFRLQLVKSINVSGHKYGLVYAGIGWVIWRSKQDLPEELIFHINYLGADQPTFTLNFSKGSSQVIAQYYQLIRLGFEGYRNVMENCRDNMLVLKEGLEKTGRFSIVSKDNGVPLVAFTLKDHTHFDEFQISDFLRRFGWIVPAYTMPPDAQHVTVLRVVIREDFSRTLAERLVSDVEKVLHELDSLPARVISSTTVTLSAEENGKVVVAKKNPMETQREITAIWKKFVLERKKNNDKMNGVC comes from the exons ATGGTTCTCTCCAAAACCGCCTCCGAATCCGACGTCTCTGTCCACTCAACCTTCGCTTCTCGCTATGTCAGAACTTCGCTTCCCAG GTTCAAGATGGCGGAGGAGTCGATACCGAAGGAGGCAGCATACCAGATCATAAACGACGAGTTGATGTTGGATGGGAACCCAAGGTTGAATTTGGCATCATTTGTGACGACTTGGATGGAGCCAGAGTGTGATAAACTCATCATGGCTGCCATTAATAAGAACTATGTTGACATGGACGAGTACCCTGTCACCACTGAGCTACAG AATCGATGTGTTAACATGATAGCTCATCTTTTCAATGCACCACTAGAAGAGACTGAGGCAGCAGTTGGTGTTGGCACGGTTGGCTCATCAGAGGCCATTATGTTGGCTGGATTGGCATTCAAAAGAAAGTGGCAAAACAGAAGGAAACAAGAGGGAAAGCCTTATGACAAACCCAACATTGTCACTGGAGCCAACGTTCAG GTTTGCTGGGAGAAATTTGCAAGGTACTTTGAGGTGGAGTTAAAGGAGGTGAAGCTCCGTGATGATTATTATGTAATGGACCCTGAAAAGGCCGTGGAATTGGTGGATGAGAACACTATTTGTGTTGCTGCTATCCTTGGTTCCACACTAAATGGAGAGTTTGAAGATGTCAAACGCTTAAATGATCTCCTAAttgaaaagaacaaaataaCTGG GTGGGACACTCCTATTCATGTTGATGCAGCCAGCGGTGGGTTCATAGCCCCATTTATTTACCCAGAGCTTGAGTGGGACTTCCGGTTACAACTAGTGAAGAGCATCAATGTTAGTGGGCACAAGTATGGTTTGGTCTATGCTGGAATCGGTTGGGTTATCTGGAGAAGCAAGCAGGACTTGCCTGAGGAACTCATCTTTCACATCAACTATCTTGGGGCTGATCAACCCACCTTCACCCTTAACTTCTCCAAAG GTTCTAGCCAAGTCATTGCTCAATACTACCAACTAATTCGCCTTGGTTTTGAG GGATATAGAAACGTGATGGAAAACTGCAGGGACAACATGCTGGTGCTGAAAGAGGGACTCGAGAAAACAGGGCGATTTTCAATTGTGTCCAAAGACAATGGTGTGCCTTTGGTGGCTTTCACACTGAAAGACCACACCCACTTTGACGAATTCCAAATCTCAGACTTTTTAAGGCGCTTTGGGTGGATAGTGCCAGCATACACCATGCCCCCAGATGCTCAACATGTCACAGTGCTTCGTGTTGTCATCAGGGAGGACTTCTCAAGGACCCTCGCGGAGCGTCTCGTGTCCGATGTGGAGAAGGTGCTGCATGAGCTTGATTCACTTCCTGCAAGGGTCATCAGCAGCACCACTGTGACACTCAGTGCAGAAGAAAATGGCAAGGTAGTGGTTGCTAAGAAGAATCCTATGGAGACTCAGAGGGAAATCACTGCCATTTGGAAGAAGTTTGTGttggagaggaagaagaacaATGACAAGATGAATGGTGTTTGTTAG
- the LOC114395236 gene encoding glutathione S-transferase F11-like yields MVVKVYGPASAACPQRVLVCLLEKGVEFELVHVDLDQGEHKKPEFLLRQPFGQVPAVEDGDCRLFESRAIIRYFASKYADRGPDLLGKTLEERALVEQWLEVEASNFNNLCFNIMFQLVILPKMGKPGDLALAHKCEQDIEKVLDVYETRLSQSTYLAGDNFTLADLSHLPGLEHLIEEAKLGHLVTERKNVNAWWEKISSRPAWKKLKDLIH; encoded by the exons ATGGTGGTGAAGGTCTATGGTCCTGCAAGTGCAGCCTGCCCTCAAAGGGTGTTGGTTTGCCTCTTAGAGAAAGGGGTAGAGTTTGAACTTGTGCATGTTGATCTTGATCAAGGAGAGCATAAGAAACCTGAATTTCTTCTCAGACAG CCCTTTGGTCAAGTTCCAGCTGTAGAGGATGGTGATTGCAGGCTCTTTG AATCCAGGGCTATTATAAGGTATTTTGCATCAAAATATGCTGACCGTGGCCCTGACCTATTGGGTAAAACCTTAGAGGAGAGGGCACTGGTGGAGCAGTGGCTTGAAGTAGAGGCAAGCAACTTCAACAATTTGTGCTTCAATATCATGTTTCAGCTGGTGATCCTACCAAAGATGGGTAAGCCTGGGGACTTGGCCTTGGCTCACAAATGTGAGCAAGATATAGAAAAGGTGCTTGATGTGTATGAAACTAGGCTCTCTCAAAGCACATATCTTGCTGGAGATAATTTCACTTTGGCTGATCTTAGCCACCTTCCAGGGCTTGAACATCTCATTGAGGAAGCTAAATTGGGACACTTGGTCACTGAGAGGAAGAATGTGAATGCTTGGTGGGAGAAAATTTCAAGTAGACCAGCTTGGAAGAAGTTAAAGGATTTGATTCACTAA
- the LOC114396231 gene encoding uncharacterized protein LOC114396231, with translation MDKKRPRSDELANNETNPRRSHSYRQFQSLNNGTAATADYAQNASLTRRLFISRLKENINKPPPLGLRLHETTIKSIRDTMNASYERTRNSAPLMANNLPADFFPATSLKIGEYKFLATHKGTLMVGFYYATKKLAWEIFDIDGRIKYKIEVPWQNIMGMQAIVEENKSEILQIELAKAPPFFRHIDPNPRSHPQWEPSKDFTGGHALKYRRHYLGFALGDLSKNYQKLIQSDNRLLELSRQIPSSRLSSPFF, from the exons ATGGACAAGAAGAGGCCACGTTCTGACGAATTAGCCAATAACGAAACCAATCCACGACGAAGCCATTCATACCGGCAGTTTCAAAGCTTGAATAATGGCACTGCTGCTACTGCAGATTATGCACAGAACGCATCACTAACA AGACGGTTGTTCATCTCCAGGTTGAAGGAGAATATCAACAAACCGCCACCACTGGGATTGAGACTACACGAGACAACAATCAAATCAATACGAGATACTATGAATGCTAGTTATGAAAGAACAAGAAACAGTGCACCATTAATGGCCAATAATTTACCGGCTGACTTTTTTCCTGCTACTAGTCTTAAGATTGGAGAATATAAG TTTTTGGCTACACATAAAGGTACTTTGATGGTTGGATTTTACTATGCTACAAAAAAACTTGCGTGGGAAATATTTGATATAGATGGTCGGATTAAGTACAAGATTGAAGTACCATGGCAAAACATTATGGGCATGCAAGCCATTGTAGAAGAAAACAAGTCTGAAATTCTTCAAATtgag ctGGCTAAGGCACCACCATTCTTTCGCCACATTGATCCAAATCCACGAAGTCATCCTCAATGGGAGCCATCAAAAGACTTCACTGGAGGTCATGCTTTGAAATACCG GAGACATTACCTTGGGTTTGCTTTGGGAGATCTTAGCAAAAATTACCAGAAGCTCATACAATCTGATAATCGGTTATTAGAGTTGAGCCGCCAAATACCTTCTTCAAGATTAAGTTCTCCCTTTTTTTGA